The Brassica napus cultivar Da-Ae chromosome C1, Da-Ae, whole genome shotgun sequence DNA segment GTGTTTTATTGCAAATCGTGCTCTTTGGAATGCCTAAGCCTGAAGAGTTTCAAAAAGCATCTCTCCACTGAAGAGCATGCAATACAAGTAACAATCCTTTCTCTCTGTCTGCTTATATCAATTTCATTGTCTAACTATTTGACCAGAACGCGataaaatattcaatatatTATGCAGTCGAATGGGTCTTCAAACTgccaaaaaaagtttttattaagaTTATTTGTTTATCATCCTCCTAAAAGTGTTTAACCtacaaatcctttttttttggggggtcAAAACAGGAGGTTTTACACCCTCAGCCTAAACAACTCATATCTGTAACGAGCAAGTGGGGGAAGAACTACGCTGCTACGCCTGAATATGCGACAGCTAAAATCCATGTGTGGTGGGACATGTTTGATTGTCCTATTCCCGATGGTTATGACGCTCATCGAGTCCGTCCCAGTTTGGAAGGAGCTTTCAAGGAACTAGGCTACTCTGGTCCTGTCTCCATCACTGCCTTTGGTGACTATAAAAAAACCCCTAAAAGCCACCTTCATGCCCTCTCTTCCACTGGAATCGATGTTGCACATGTCATTCCGGGTTAGTACATTTTACTCACGCGTGCTTACCCTTTGTTTTAGCAACTATCCCTTGCTTGCAGGCTTATACACCCTTTGTTTTGTTGAAACAAACAGAAGTCATATACTCTCGCATGCATAATGACATTTTTAAATGGCGAGAGGATAATCCTACTCCGGCTACAATGATGATCATTTCGGATGAGGCTAAATATGTCTTTGGAACTTCTCTTGCCCTCCGGGCTCAACAAGATAATAAGTACAACCTGTTTTGGGCTTATTCTTTTAGGCCTCGGGAAATGTCAGTCATGGTCACTTCTGCCGAGTGGCTCTGGGATAGCTTACTTGCaggtgttttgttttttacctCTCTTCTATCCACttccacatatatatatatatatatatagatatatatatatataaccaccAAACTAATCTCTTAAAGCTATTAGTTTCAGAGACAAAAAGACATGTTCTTCGCAAGTGCAGTGGAAGTAGTGAAAGGGTGGTTGAATCTACCGGAATCTTTTATTGCAAACTGTGCGTCCCGGAGCGCACACTCTGCTTCTATAAGCACAAACTGTTGGATGAATTCATCAAACATCTCTCGAGTAAAAAACATCTCTCTAAAGTACGCACCCTCCCTCTCTCTTTTTGTTGTCAATACACTTTTCTAACCATTTTAGGAAAAAGCAGGAAAAGGGTATTACTGATCGTCGTCAACGTAACATGAACCTGGGACTGTTCTGGCTAGAggcaagttttttttcttaatgataAGTTTCTAACAGATTTTAAAACAGTGACACAACactgtttttttcattttgtagaAAGAACATTTCCCAGAGAGCAAGCGGTTGAAGAAATCTGCCTAGGAGAGGTTGTGACTGAAGAAGTGATATCAGAGTGTAATACTATGGACCTATCTTTATTTTACTTGTTCTAGTCTTGTGTTTCTGCTTTTCTGaagtattttatttacttttcgGACCTATTTATTTTTCTCGCTTGTTTAATTCACCAAACAATATcgctctatatatatatatttctaagttTAATCGTGTTACTAGCTGTTTAGTATACTGTATTTGCAATGGGCCTAACGGTTATTATTCGAGTGTTTCTTTATGATGCTATATATTGATCCTAGTTGTGTACTGAAACCTTCATTCTTTTTGCGTTGCCATCTTTCTACACATTCGCAACACTTCTCGCTTCTACCAATGCAATAAGCTGAAGAAGAAACTAACAAAAAATTGTATCATATAATCAGGAGAATGTATTTgactattaaaattttatcataaGTTTGTAACATATGCTTTGGTATATACACAAGTGGTGAGACAATTTGGTAGTACTTCTGCCTCTTGAACAGTATCAGCAAGAACTGATTCTTTTCGGGTTCACTTACAGCAATTGGTTGGACCATCTAAGGGGCAGCTCCATCTAAATGCAGAAAAGTAATTCCAGTTACTTAACTCAATGATCATCTATCAGTGGGAAGACAAagtgctctctctctctctctctcactcccGGATCTGATGGCTTGCATTAGGCTTTTTACTACCTTTTTGTTTAAACCCAAATTTGTGACCATCTTAACTAAACCATGTCATCATCAAACAACACCAACACAGAATTACCCGACTAATATCTCAAAAAATCAATCAGATCTGGAAGTTTTTTTCTCCACAAAAGTTTACCTTTACAGCTTCCTTACTTTATAGCATCCGTTTCCGtcagagcatctccaactcacctttattttcacctctataataacATTTAGAGGTAAAATCACTTCATCTCATCTCTATTTTTACCTATATAATAGAAATCACTTCATCtcatctctatattttcttctatGTTTGGAGATATctatttttgagaaatacaTCTCTATTATAAACTTCTTCCTCTATTTTACAggtaaaaataaagaaatacatTAGAGATGGTTTTAGATGCTCTTATCATAACAGTTTCAATCTACAAACCTTCAATCATCTGATTCATCTCAACATCTCGGAGAACCCATCACCTCGATCATCTTTGAAAGATCTTTCAGTCAAAGACATCTTCAGCTTCTCGAAATTACGAGCAACGCAAGGGATGTGGTGGAGTGATGTTTCTTGCGCAATAAGCAACCCATCTTATTCTTGCTCTCTGTTCTTTATTTTAGTTATGAAGAAGGCATTCCTGTTTGCCTGGCCAAACAAGATCGACATCGTCTTTGTTTGCTTACGATAATGAGTTCCTTCGATATGATATTCATTGTTGATGCCAAGGCACATTTATACATCTGCAAATACTTCTTCTATTCCGTTGCTACAGTTTCTTATGGTATACTTCTTATGAAAGATCTTTCAGAGAATCAAAGACATCTTCAGCTTCTCGGTATTACGAGCAACGCGCAGGATGTTAAGTATTTTCTTAGCCAACTGAAATTAGGTAAGAGTTCGTgtctaaatatatttaaatgagGGTCATAATCTTTATAATGAATTTACGTATATGTATCAGAAGATTTagggggtgggcgttcgggtatccaTTCGGGCTCGGTTCGGATCATCTCCATtagggtatttctaaattttggttcgggttcggttcagattcttgcgggttcggtttgggtttggataacccatttaaattattttttaaattttaaaattcattatatactttcaacttcacaaaatctataaataatataatatattacatataaatttgaatagcatatgtcaaaatacctaaacttaacataaaagttggtttgatttgaatatttggatagaaaatcaataaatattttaattattttagtgttGTGAGTAGAATTCAACTATTtaaacatttacttttgacACACGTGCCATTATCAGTGAGGTTCTCAGTACTGATTAATGTCTCCCCTGAAGGTTACATTACTCCAGAAAGAGGATTATGCCAAGGAGATCCACTGTCTCCATACTTATTTATTCTATGTGCAGAGGTTCTGTCACATTTGATGCAACAAGCTATGAGAGACAGATCATTAATGGGAATCAAGATTTCAAACAATGCACCAGCAGTGAACCATTTGCTCTTTGCAGATGATTCTCTATTTTTCTCTCTGGCCAATTTGAAAGCTGCGAGGAAACTTAAAAACATTTCACTACCTATGAGGCTGTGTCAGGGCAAGCTATCAACCTTAGTAAGTCTGCAATAACCTTTGGAGCTAAAGTAAACCCACAGGTTAAAACTCGAATGAGAAACACTTTAGGCATTCACAATAATGGAGGAATCGGGAAGTATTTAGGATTGTCGGAGCAGTTTGGAAGAAAGAAGAGTGAGATGTTTGAGTATATAGTGGAAAAGGTGAGAGCTATAACACAAAGTTGGAAGCAGAAGCACCTATCGCATGGAGATAAAGAGGTACTACTCAAATCAGTGGCTTTAGCGATGCATATCTTCTCGATGAATATATTTAGACCCCCTAAAGAAATCTGTGAAGAAATTAATTCCATACTAGCTAGATTTTGGTGGGGATCGGGTGAGAATAAAGGATTACATTGGTACGCTTGGCAAAGAGTTAGTGTCCCTAAGAGAGAGAAGGACTTGGATTTAGGGACCTGGAGATATTCAATCAAGCGCTACTCAGGAAGCAAGTCTGGAGGATTATGCAGAATCCCAATTGTCTCATGGCTCGCATACTGAGGGTAAGATACTTCTCTGATGGAGatatttttaaagagaaattgCGAAAGAAAGCTTCATATGCTTGGAAATCGATTCTTCATGGGAGAGATCTTTTAACCAGAGGACTGAGATATATAATTGGAGATGGAACACATGTAGATATGTGGACTAATCCATGGATACCGGATCATCCACCGAGACCACCATGATCACTAGGGGAGATACAACAAGGAAGGAAGGTTCAGGAATTCATTGATGTAACCACAAGACAATGAAATGAACAGAAACTCCGACAACATGTAGAAGCAGAGGATGTAGAGAAGATTCTGGCACTAAAAATAAGTCCAACAGCTCAGCAAGACCTCTTGGGATGGCATTATAATGAGGATGGACTTTATACAATAAGATCAGGTTACTGGTTGGGTTctcatttaccaaatcataATGGCGTCTTACCAACGTACGGTAACGTGGATCTTAAGCATCAGATATGGAAGACTAAAGCTCCAATGGaaatgaaacatttcctgtggAGACTATTATCTCGAAGCCTAGCTACCGGAACTAATCTGAAAAGAAGACATGTCATCAATGATGCTCAATGTAGACGTTATTGTGGTGCAGAAGAAACAGAGGATCActtattttttgaatgtccacaTGCAAAGAAAATCTGGCGAGCCTCAGGAATATCTAATAGGATTATTAATACTTCTTCAGCATCTCTTGAAAAAAAAGTAGGAGAGTGTCTGAGAAGCTGTCTCTCGAGACAACTTCGGCATTTTCAAGATCTACTGTTATGGATACTTTGGAAGAGTAGAAATACACTTACCTTCCAAGCTAAAGAAACACacggagggggggggggggagggttCTCTCTTACGCTATGCAAAAAATGATGCCTTAGAATGGAAACAGATCGATCAGCCTGACCAGATGCAAAGGAATATACAATCCACTCATAGAAGAACAACGGAGAGTCAACGATGGAAGCGACCACAAGACGGCTGGATTAAATGCAATACAGATGGATCATTTATCAATACTGTCCTACCAAGCTCTGCAGGATGGATCTTCCGAGACAGCATTGGAGTTTATAGAGGGTCAGTACAAGCGACAGGAAGAAGAACATGTAATGCGCTGGAAAGTGAACTTCAGGCAATATTAATGGCATTGCAACATAGCTGGAGTCTAGGTATACGTTATATTATCAATTATCATTGAAAGTGACTGTCAGAAAGCAGTGCATATAATTAACAACAAAAGACTCCACCTTGAGAACTACAATTGGATCAGAGAAATCAGATCATGGATGGAGAAATTTCAAGGATGTATCTGCCAATGGATTGGAAGAGAGGCAAATAAAGTAGCTGATAATCTCGCAAAAGATAGAAGAGATGGAGTACGGTTTATATTTCATTATTGTTCCGAATTAAATTTGTCATTTGCTTCATGTAGACCTATTACAATCAtcctaatataataaaagtgctgttacaaaaaaaacatttatttttgattatttctatatattttcaagtattttgaacAACTTAAAagtgtcatatatatttgaatgtttttaattatacattaaaactaaaaataattaatatatatagctaTATTAATCTATATCGGATATATTCGGGTTCCCGaaatatttcggttcggattggGTTCAGTTTCGattttttaaataccaaaaATTTGAATCCGTTcggatttttaatcaatttcggttcgggtttggtattacttttttggatcgggtttggttcggttcgaaCAAGCGCTGGGTATCTGATACTCATAACTACGAGGATAAATTCTCCACGTTGAAAATCTCTATAACCTTCTCTTTTCCTGATTCCGTTTCGAAAGCTTCACTCACAAAACTGAAACGTTGGAAAAGGACAATGATGATCACAGTCAGTTGATTGGATCGAAGAAAAAatcatctttctctcttctaaTCGAAATTAGGTTAGATTTCGATTTGATTGAATGTTGTTTCTTTGTGCTTACTGATAAGATCGAGTTTGGCTCATGAAACATGTGCTTCTGTTTCTTATTACGGAAATTCTTCAGAACGTGAAGTTAGATGACTTCAAAGCTTGATTTCCTGTCTTCACTCTATATTaaaactagggtcggcccgccctacgggcgggatgtaaattaaatattaattgaatcgatataacatatatttaatatatatttgtattatataaaattatacatattAGTTACACTTTTACATGTTTTGGTAACAACAGACTAATAAAATTATAcagttttatatacatatatatatatattattcatgttTGCTTATACTTATGTATTTATTGACTATTAAAGTGTCGTAGGAAGAAAATGTTAATGGGTTTGtaactaatttttgaattttcccgtatatattatatatgaaatttaataaTGATTACGGATTAATATACATGTCTTACATCAGACTATGCGATGTATACTTTTTACACATCACAATATGCGATGTATATTTTTTCACCTAGCAGTATTATGCAAGTACAAtctattactattatttttatgtatttctacatatattagtataatttatagtatatcGATTAAACATTTTGGAGCTATGtcaaataaatgaataattttatgaggttaaaacttaaaactaatGATCTTTTTAAGTTGCTGTATGAATAAGGTAGTAGGATATATCTCGTGGATATAAGATTGTCTCTAAAACATAGCAAATAGTTAAAGAAGCTACTAATGTATCTTTTGATGTTTTTAGAATCATGTGGGCTGCATATATTGAAAAAAAGACAACAacgatttggttacataaaaagTACTAACGTCGATATTGCatactcactacaagaaaacaacatggatactgagggaaaaaatcgtcggaatttcgtcggaataacgttattccgacgacataccgacgaaacaagtcgtcggaaataattcctcggaatttcttctttcctcggaattccgtcggaaatatccgacggaattccgaggaaacacatttccgaggaaattccgaggagcaccagtttgtcggaaatctcctcggaatataccgaaggagtacttcgtcgggatatacatcgatcgatgtgtttttggacatatacccatcgatcgatccgtttataaaaacacgttcggaatataccgagggacacctttcctcggaatattccgaggaacatgtccctcggtatattccgaggaacatctccctcggtatattccgaggaatatctccctcggtatattccgaggaacctgtccctcggtatagcccgaacgttttttaaaaaacgcatcgatcgatcaagtgaaaaatataattaatttcctcggaatgtaaaaaatattaatttttttaaaaagataaaatttctgaaatttaaattcaaaaatatgaaattaaaagtaaaattgaaatcatattaattaatattcaaagtttcacaaataaaaataaaacattccgagtttgtggaaaaaaaaaaaactacgggtctggcacgtccgggaacacctcgttcgggtacatcctctgcatcatctccatcatttgctggttcagcctcctctgtgcctcatagcccgcctgttgagccgccatctgggtctctaacaaagatatacgatcatctttgtccttcaactgggccgtaagtacttctggatcaacgaagggcggtggtgcagaagaagggggaaccgaccgggtgcgacgacccaaaccgaccaaacgtcccttcttctttggaaccgactgaatagaaaaaagccaaatttagaaatttaaaccaagaaataaatgaattgaacttttaaaaacaaagaacttacggattcaacgatttcgttgattcgaaaccgggacaagttggtcgaagccgtcgaagcgtcatcctcggtttgaagctgagacacttcgtctaccacctgagtttggaccaggtcgaccacgtccctcacaagaccgtcatcaatctggccggtcttcttgttggtatacgccctcctcattagggcgagatcatcaaccggctcgccatcattttcttccgccttgaaaaaaaacataaattaaagaaacattagaaattagaagaaatgcacaataaatttaaattctgaaactcaaataattgaagaaaaagcggttgaacttaccatgcgatctccgagagtggcaatagattgagcacccaagttatgcttgtagatgcccttccctttacggtcgctcttgcggttggtggagttggtggaagaagtttctttcgtctcttccttatcccaatgcgcacacaactccttccagaccgtgtcgttcatcgactttgggaccttttaataaaaaaaaagaaaaatttaataaattaaaaaatagtttaataaattaaaaaatggtttaataaattaaatcgaaccttattgatttcccacttcttcttccactcgtggatctgcttcccatagttgtccattactttatggacgaagtggtgatagataaagagcgtctcatcggaattccagttgaactcttgctgaaaaaaacacaattagtagaaaatttatattaaagattaaaaatataagtaaaaaattagaatacttaccgcaaactgacgaaaccacagaacctgcttgtcggttgggaagtgagtgaaagtcggatgtccactgtcgagggccgagtacatcatacggttgatccatgcgctgatcccgttcccggatcggttgaaccttagtaaaagaacaaacggttaataatgaatccaaatttaaagaaaaaaaaatgtttaattaccatgtttgaccccgtccatgtggatacggagtgagatacggaagatggtcacgaccgggctgttgaaccaactccgcaacacgcatcactcccggaggacccggatgaacaggagcggatgcagcagcgggagcgagaggagcaggagcgggtgcagcagagggagatgtatggttggagctgtggggcgaaggggaatcctgaaaatggctggaatcccgagactggctccccgtaccaccacgaccacgacgctgtcgaggccgggtctgatcatcatgagacctgtaaatttaaaaaatatatttaataaatacagaaatatataaattaatttttttttaaaaaaaaaattcccaaataatttaatcacaaaaaaagatttatatatatttaaaattattaataaatatataaaaatagttctaataaacaaaaaatagttgtaataataaaaatagtttaataattacaaaaaaatagttttaataatatatatatattaaaaatatttttaaatcccaaataatagtttttaatcacaaaaaagttttatagatatttaaaatgttttgtaaaatcaaaaaaattgaatttatttagaaattttttttttgtaaagtccaaaaaatcaaatttatatagaaaaatcgttttgtaaaatacaaaaatcgattttatatacaaaaatcgattttataaataaaaaaaaaaattatacaaaaattctaaatcaattcaacaaaacaaatcattcaaccaaatcacaattctaaacctattatacaaccaaatcacaatcctaaccaatcaccctaaaaaaaatctatcaaaaccacacaaaaacctaacaaatagaacctaagagagtgagatagggtccttacatgatttgtgtaacagaagagggagatcgccggagatatcggatttcagggggaaatcgccggagagaagagaggatttgcgcagaggaagaagaaagaaatggggaagaagaagtggctcggggttataaaacctagggtccgacggatattatccgtcggaattccgtcggaattctaatttcaattttcgcgaaatatttgcccggtaaaatgaaaatattccgaggaaattccgacggatagtaaaatattcgtcggaatttcctcggaatattccgaggaaataccgaggaactagtgtttggggtttcaaaacatcaattttttttgccgtatttcatttcttatacaattgtaatgcataccattgaggattctttgtatagatgagcataaaccatgaaataaaaaatttcaaaactaattgaaagtattccctttaccgttcattaaaaggtataagtgtttgtcttatgttgcgagatttcgttcatacaatcgaaaaagtgttaattatacggtaaggaacaaatttttgtcttcataataaacgtaagacacttaataagggttatataggtgttattcaaacggcaaaacgttgttttcagtttaaaaaccctatttcctcggaatttcctcggattattccgagggaactccgaggaaaccctcttcttcctcggaatatcctcggaatattccgaggaaattccgaggaactagtgtttggggtttcaaaacgtaattttttttaaataaacgcatcgatcgatgcgtttttgaacaaaaacaaatcgatcgattacaaagatggaccgggccgtaagattgtgatcgatcgatgagagtatcccatcgatcgatcgagaatctcaattgttcctcggaatttcctcggaaaatattgtatgtttttttaaaaacgcatcgatcgatgcgtttttgaacaaaaacaaatcgatcgattacaaagatggaccgggccgtaagattgtgatcgatcgatgagagtatcccatcgatcgatcgagaatctcaattgttcctcggaatgtcctcggaaaatcttgtttgtttttttaaaaacgcatcgatcgatgcgtttctgaacaaaaacaaatcgatcgattacaaagatggaccgggccttAA contains these protein-coding regions:
- the LOC106380320 gene encoding uncharacterized protein LOC106380320 isoform X2, translated to MSWCDSAAKTGKNIAVWWDMKDCPVPEGIDAHRVRPSIEGALKEQGYSGPVSITAYGDQKQTPDRLLRALSSTGVAVVHIRSESTCAVMYKDMVKWREDNPPPATMMIITNQMLDVFHWDLARLQQRTSYDLFLAYSVEPLARLFVYTRKNWLWKNILLGTTASVTSSSSDAVFYCKSCSLECLSLKSFKKHLSTEEHAIQEVLHPQPKQLISVTSKWGKNYAATPEYATAKIHVWWDMFDCPIPDGYDAHRVRPSLEGAFKELGYSGPVSITAFGDYKKTPKSHLHALSSTGIDVAHVIPEVIYSRMHNDIFKWREDNPTPATMMIISDEAKYVFGTSLALRAQQDNKYNLFWAYSFRPREMSVMVTSAEWLWDSLLAETKRHVLRKCSGSSERVVESTGIFYCKLCVPERTLCFYKHKLLDEFIKHLSSKKHLSKEKGITDRRQRNMNLGLFWLEKEHFPESKRLKKSA
- the LOC106380320 gene encoding uncharacterized protein LOC106380320 isoform X1, encoding MSWCDSAAKTGKNIAVWWDMKDCPVPEGIDAHRVRPSIEGALKEQGYSGPVSITAYGDQKQTPDRLLRALSSTGVAVVHIRSESTCAVMYKDMVKWREDNPPPATMMIITNQMLDVFHWDLARLQQRTSYDLFLAYSVEPLARLFVYTRKNWLWKNILLGTTASVTSSSSDAVFYCKSCSLECLSLKSFKKHLSTEEHAIQEVLHPQPKQLISVTSKWGKNYAATPEYATAKIHVWWDMFDCPIPDGYDAHRVRPSLEGAFKELGYSGPVSITAFGDYKKTPKSHLHALSSTGIDVAHVIPEVIYSRMHNDIFKWREDNPTPATMMIISDEAKYVFGTSLALRAQQDNKYNLFWAYSFRPREMSVMVTSAEWLWDSLLAVSETKRHVLRKCSGSSERVVESTGIFYCKLCVPERTLCFYKHKLLDEFIKHLSSKKHLSKEKGITDRRQRNMNLGLFWLEKEHFPESKRLKKSA